From [Clostridium] symbiosum, a single genomic window includes:
- a CDS encoding formate--tetrahydrofolate ligase, with protein MKTDIEIAQESTPLNIREIAKAAGIDEKYLEQYGNYKAKVDYNLLKETDKEDGKLILVTAITPTPAGEGKTTTTVGLADGLKRIGKNVTVALREPSLGPVFGVKGGAAGGGYAQVVPMEDINLHFTGDFHAIGAANNLIAAMLDNHIYQGNALRIDPKRITWKRVVDMNDRQLRNIVDGLGRKVDGFTREDGYEITVASEIMAVLCLANDITDLKERLSKMIIAYTYDDEPVTAGDLKAAGAAAALLKDALKPNLVQTLEHTPAFIHGGPFANIAHGCNSVIATKMALKLGDYTVTEGGFGADLGAEKFLDIKCRKAGLRPSAVVVVATVRALKHHGGVAKTELNNENLEALEKGLPNLLQHVENITKVFGLPCVVAINRFPFDSEAELQLIADKCKELGVNVALSEVWAKGGEGGEELAKEVVRLCETENNFEFCYDENLSIEEKLNAIVTKIYRGEGVELVASAKKQAKKLTELGFGNLPICMAKTQFSFSDDQKLTGAPRGFKITVRNLKVSAGAGFIVALTGDIMTLPGLPKVPAAEKIDVDETGKISGLF; from the coding sequence ATGAAAACAGATATCGAAATCGCACAGGAGTCAACACCGTTAAACATCCGTGAGATCGCCAAAGCAGCAGGCATTGACGAGAAATACTTAGAGCAGTACGGAAACTACAAAGCAAAAGTTGACTACAACCTGTTAAAAGAAACAGACAAAGAAGACGGAAAACTGATTCTCGTTACCGCTATCACACCAACACCAGCCGGTGAAGGAAAGACAACGACAACCGTAGGCCTTGCAGACGGCTTAAAGAGAATTGGCAAGAACGTAACCGTAGCTCTTCGTGAGCCGTCCCTGGGACCGGTATTCGGCGTTAAGGGTGGAGCAGCAGGCGGCGGATACGCTCAGGTAGTTCCGATGGAAGACATCAACCTGCACTTCACAGGCGATTTCCACGCAATCGGCGCAGCAAACAACCTGATTGCAGCAATGCTTGACAACCACATCTACCAGGGCAACGCACTCCGCATTGATCCGAAGAGAATCACATGGAAACGTGTTGTAGATATGAACGACCGTCAGTTAAGAAACATCGTTGACGGACTTGGAAGAAAAGTAGACGGCTTCACACGTGAAGACGGATATGAGATTACCGTTGCAAGTGAGATCATGGCAGTTCTCTGCCTTGCAAACGACATCACAGACTTAAAAGAGCGTCTTTCAAAGATGATCATTGCCTATACATACGATGATGAGCCTGTAACAGCAGGCGACTTAAAGGCAGCAGGCGCAGCAGCAGCCCTGTTAAAAGATGCCCTGAAACCAAACCTGGTTCAGACTCTGGAGCATACACCTGCCTTTATCCATGGCGGACCATTCGCTAACATCGCTCATGGCTGTAACTCCGTTATCGCTACAAAGATGGCATTAAAGCTTGGTGATTACACGGTAACAGAGGGAGGCTTCGGCGCTGACCTTGGTGCAGAGAAATTCCTTGATATCAAGTGCCGTAAGGCTGGTCTCAGACCGTCCGCAGTTGTAGTTGTAGCTACCGTACGCGCTCTGAAACATCACGGAGGAGTTGCTAAGACAGAGCTCAACAACGAGAACCTGGAAGCACTTGAGAAAGGTCTTCCAAACCTGTTACAGCACGTAGAGAACATCACAAAAGTATTTGGTCTTCCCTGTGTCGTTGCTATCAACCGTTTCCCATTCGACTCCGAGGCAGAATTACAGCTTATCGCTGACAAGTGCAAGGAGCTGGGCGTTAACGTAGCACTTTCCGAAGTATGGGCAAAGGGCGGCGAAGGCGGCGAGGAGCTGGCAAAAGAAGTAGTACGTCTTTGCGAGACAGAGAACAACTTTGAGTTCTGCTACGACGAGAACCTCTCCATCGAAGAGAAATTAAATGCAATCGTAACAAAGATTTACAGAGGCGAAGGCGTAGAGCTGGTTGCATCTGCAAAGAAACAGGCAAAGAAACTGACCGAGCTTGGATTCGGCAACCTGCCAATCTGTATGGCTAAGACACAGTTCAGCTTCTCCGACGACCAGAAACTGACAGGCGCACCACGTGGATTCAAGATTACCGTACGTAACCTGAAGGTATCCGCAGGCGCCGGATTCATCGTAGCCCTCACAGGCGACATCATGACTCTTCCGGGTCTTCCAAAAGTTCCGGCTGCAGAGAAGATCGATGTAGATGAGACAGGAAAGATTTCCGGTCTGTTCTAA
- a CDS encoding formate/nitrite transporter family protein, translating to MNLFTAPEVVMNFAAAGKKKSELSIFRMLVLGILAGMFIALGAAVTNTAAHTITDVSTARIICGLLFPAGLSLVVLMGGELFTGNCLISISVLAKETTVAKMLKNWLFVYIGNFIGSIIVAFGCAYFGQMNYSGGGLAVFTMKLAATKASLPTGNAVVLAFFCNVLVCFAVLCSLQAKDVCGRIFGTFLPIASFVICGFEHSVANMYYIPAGIFASHVPAYAAKAAEAGLDLSMLTWGNFIVKNLIPVTIGNILGGVFVGVAMWLGHIYNGKK from the coding sequence ATGAATCTTTTTACTGCTCCGGAAGTTGTAATGAATTTTGCAGCCGCCGGTAAGAAAAAATCGGAATTATCTATTTTCAGGATGCTGGTATTGGGGATACTGGCGGGTATGTTTATCGCTTTAGGAGCCGCCGTCACCAATACGGCAGCCCACACAATTACGGACGTTTCTACAGCCCGTATCATCTGCGGCCTTCTGTTTCCGGCCGGACTGTCACTCGTTGTTTTAATGGGAGGAGAGCTGTTCACCGGGAACTGCCTGATCAGCATTTCCGTCCTGGCAAAAGAAACGACAGTGGCCAAGATGCTTAAAAACTGGCTGTTTGTTTATATAGGAAACTTCATCGGAAGCATTATCGTAGCATTTGGCTGCGCATATTTCGGACAGATGAATTACTCCGGCGGCGGGCTCGCCGTATTTACGATGAAGCTGGCCGCCACCAAGGCCTCACTGCCGACAGGCAATGCAGTCGTTTTAGCCTTCTTCTGCAACGTACTTGTCTGCTTTGCCGTATTATGCAGCCTTCAGGCCAAGGATGTATGCGGAAGAATTTTCGGAACCTTCCTTCCAATCGCCTCCTTCGTTATCTGTGGATTTGAGCACTCGGTTGCCAATATGTACTATATCCCGGCCGGGATCTTCGCATCCCATGTGCCGGCTTACGCGGCAAAAGCGGCCGAAGCAGGCCTGGATCTGTCCATGCTGACCTGGGGGAATTTCATTGTGAAGAATTTAATCCCGGTCACGATTGGGAATATCCTGGGCGGCGTATTTGTCGGCGTGGCGATGTGGCTTGGGCATATCTATAATGGGAAAAAATAA
- a CDS encoding NAD(P)/FAD-dependent oxidoreductase: MSSCIYDVVVIGGGVTGCSVARELSRYNLHTCLLEREEDVCSGTSKANSAIVHAGYDAANGSLKAKLNVQGNEMMEQLSKDLQFDFKRNGSMVLCFDESDMPSLEALYERGVKNGVPDLTIITGDEARAKEPNVSETVVAALYAPTGGIVCPFGLTIAMAENAYENGVEFRMNTEVVRIEKTDFGYRIITADGEIETKYVVNAAGVYADVFHNMVSEKKLQIIPRRGDYCLLDKEAGNHVSHTIFQLPGKYGKGVLVSPTVHGNLLVGPTAIDQDDKEATATTAEGLAEAVSKSVLSVKNIPFRQTITSFAGLRAHEVNDEFIIGEAEDAKGFYDAAGIESPGLSCAPALGKYLAEMIAEAAGAEKKEDFKATRKGFIKAAELPREERAKLIKEHPEYGTIICRCENISEGEIIDAIRRPLGAVSLDGIKRRVRAGMGRCQAGFCTPRTMEILAKERGISMEDICKNRAGSELLKGDK; the protein is encoded by the coding sequence ATGAGCAGTTGTATCTATGATGTAGTTGTAATCGGTGGCGGCGTGACAGGTTGTTCCGTTGCCAGAGAATTATCCAGGTATAATCTCCACACCTGCCTGCTGGAACGCGAGGAAGACGTTTGTTCAGGCACTTCCAAGGCCAACAGCGCCATTGTGCATGCGGGATATGACGCGGCCAACGGTTCCCTGAAGGCGAAACTGAATGTGCAGGGAAATGAAATGATGGAGCAGCTTTCAAAGGATTTACAATTCGATTTCAAACGCAATGGTTCCATGGTGCTCTGCTTTGACGAAAGTGATATGCCGTCCCTGGAAGCATTGTACGAGAGAGGCGTGAAAAACGGAGTTCCGGACCTTACGATTATCACAGGGGACGAGGCGAGAGCTAAGGAACCGAATGTGAGTGAGACGGTGGTTGCCGCCCTCTATGCTCCTACGGGCGGAATCGTATGTCCTTTCGGCCTGACCATTGCGATGGCTGAGAATGCGTATGAGAACGGCGTGGAATTCAGGATGAATACCGAGGTGGTCCGGATTGAGAAAACGGATTTCGGCTACCGGATAATCACGGCGGACGGTGAGATCGAAACAAAATATGTGGTAAATGCAGCCGGTGTTTACGCCGACGTATTCCACAACATGGTAAGTGAGAAGAAGCTTCAGATTATCCCCAGAAGAGGCGATTACTGCCTGCTTGACAAAGAGGCGGGAAATCATGTGTCCCATACCATCTTCCAGCTACCGGGCAAATACGGAAAAGGCGTCCTGGTATCCCCGACCGTTCACGGCAATCTGCTGGTAGGGCCTACGGCAATCGATCAGGATGACAAAGAGGCTACCGCTACAACGGCGGAGGGACTGGCGGAGGCCGTTTCAAAGTCGGTTTTAAGCGTTAAAAATATTCCATTCAGACAGACAATCACCTCCTTTGCTGGACTTCGCGCCCATGAGGTGAACGATGAATTTATCATTGGTGAAGCAGAGGATGCAAAGGGATTCTACGATGCGGCGGGAATCGAGTCCCCGGGACTTTCCTGTGCGCCGGCCCTTGGAAAATATCTGGCCGAAATGATTGCAGAGGCGGCTGGAGCTGAGAAAAAAGAAGATTTCAAGGCAACGAGAAAAGGATTTATCAAGGCAGCGGAGCTTCCACGGGAAGAGAGGGCAAAGCTTATCAAAGAGCATCCGGAATACGGTACCATCATCTGCCGCTGTGAGAATATCAGTGAGGGTGAGATTATCGACGCCATCAGAAGGCCGCTCGGAGCCGTATCCCTGGACGGAATCAAGAGGAGGGTGCGCGCCGGAATGGGAAGATGCCAGGCCGGATTCTGCACACCGAGGACGATGGAGATCCTTGCGAAGGAACGGGGCATATCAATGGAAGATATCTGCAAAAACAGAGCCGGTTCAGAATTGTTAAAGGGTGATAAATAG
- a CDS encoding FAD-dependent oxidoreductase → MMHHDIVIIGGGPAGLAAAVSARKAGVTDILILERDNVLGGILNQCIHNGFGLHTFKEELTGPEYAARYIEMVMEEKIPYRLNTMVIDINSEKEVTYINKEEGLTTIKAGAVILAMGCRERPRGALNIPGYRPAGIFSAGTAQRLMNIEGYSVGKEVVILGSGDIGLIMARRMTLEGAKVKVVAELMPYSGGLKRNIVQCLDDYGIPLKLSHTVTEIHGKERVTGITIAQVDENRKPVPGTEEFYSCDTLLLSVGLIPENELTKGVGVSMNQVTSGPNVNDHLQTEAEGVFACGNVLHVHDLVDYVSEEANLAGKNAADYVKNGTAPGRGKEVKLEAVNGVRYTVPQTLDIQNMNDQVVVRFRVADVYKDRFISVYYGDERVSKRKKKVLAPGEMEQVILKKDSFKNYPDLEKIVICTEVE, encoded by the coding sequence ATGATGCATCATGATATTGTAATTATAGGCGGGGGTCCGGCGGGCCTCGCTGCAGCGGTTTCAGCACGTAAAGCAGGCGTTACGGATATCCTGATTCTGGAGAGGGACAATGTGCTGGGCGGTATTTTAAACCAGTGTATCCACAACGGATTTGGCCTTCATACATTCAAGGAAGAGCTGACGGGTCCTGAATATGCAGCCCGTTATATTGAAATGGTGATGGAAGAGAAGATTCCCTACAGACTGAACACCATGGTAATCGATATCAACAGTGAAAAAGAAGTGACCTATATCAATAAAGAGGAAGGCCTTACGACAATCAAGGCCGGAGCCGTCATCCTGGCAATGGGATGCCGCGAACGTCCGAGGGGAGCCCTCAACATCCCGGGTTACCGCCCGGCCGGAATTTTCTCCGCAGGTACGGCACAGAGACTGATGAACATCGAAGGTTACAGCGTCGGTAAGGAAGTTGTAATCCTGGGTTCCGGTGATATCGGACTTATCATGGCAAGACGTATGACGTTAGAAGGCGCCAAGGTAAAGGTAGTGGCAGAGCTGATGCCTTACTCCGGCGGCCTTAAGAGAAATATTGTACAGTGTCTCGACGACTACGGCATTCCGCTGAAACTGAGCCATACCGTAACAGAAATCCACGGCAAAGAGAGAGTGACGGGAATTACCATCGCCCAGGTTGACGAGAACAGAAAGCCGGTTCCGGGAACGGAAGAATTCTATTCCTGTGATACGCTTCTCCTTTCCGTAGGACTGATTCCGGAGAACGAGCTGACAAAGGGCGTAGGCGTTTCGATGAACCAGGTTACCTCCGGCCCGAATGTCAATGACCACCTTCAGACGGAGGCCGAGGGCGTATTTGCCTGCGGCAATGTCCTTCACGTACACGATCTGGTGGACTATGTTTCCGAGGAAGCAAACCTGGCGGGAAAGAACGCTGCGGACTATGTGAAAAACGGAACTGCCCCGGGCCGTGGAAAAGAAGTAAAGTTAGAAGCCGTAAACGGCGTCCGCTATACCGTTCCGCAGACGCTTGATATTCAGAATATGAATGACCAGGTGGTAGTGCGTTTCCGCGTGGCCGACGTATACAAGGATCGTTTCATATCCGTATATTACGGGGATGAGAGAGTGTCAAAGAGGAAGAAGAAAGTCCTTGCCCCGGGAGAGATGGAGCAGGTTATCCTGAAAAAAGACAGCTTTAAAAACTATCCTGATTTAGAGAAGATTGTGATTTGTACGGAGGTGGAGTAA
- a CDS encoding DUF1667 domain-containing protein has protein sequence MEKRDLICIGCPLGCPVTVTTDGDNITVTGNTCAKGEAYAKKEVTNPTRIVTSSVVVEGGTLTRASVKTKEDIPKGKIFDIMKEIRAVRMKAPVHMGDVIIEDCAGTGVSVIATKTVEAV, from the coding sequence ATGGAAAAGAGAGATCTGATCTGTATCGGCTGTCCTTTGGGCTGCCCTGTGACTGTTACGACAGACGGAGACAATATTACCGTAACAGGGAATACGTGCGCAAAGGGTGAGGCATACGCCAAAAAGGAAGTGACGAACCCGACCCGTATCGTTACTTCCAGTGTTGTTGTGGAAGGCGGAACTCTCACAAGAGCATCCGTAAAAACGAAAGAGGATATCCCGAAGGGGAAAATCTTCGATATCATGAAGGAAATCAGGGCGGTCAGAATGAAGGCGCCGGTTCATATGGGCGACGTTATCATTGAGGACTGTGCGGGAACCGGCGTTTCCGTCATTGCCACAAAGACAGTGGAGGCGGTTTAA
- a CDS encoding HAD-IIA family hydrolase produces the protein MTGNRDILKEIRLFVLDMDGTFYLGDRRLDGALEFIHAVEAAGKKFLFFTNNSSKSPENYIHKLEKMDCHITRDQIVTSGDVTIRYLKEFYGGKTVYLMGTKALEESFAKAGINLVNGRTGSGAEKTPDVVVIGFDTELTYEKLERACTYIRNGAVFLATHLDINCPVEGGFIPDCGAMCAAIALSTGVQPKYLGKPFAETVDMVLDHTGIEKEAVAFVGDRIYTDVATGVNNGAKGFLVLTGETKLEDVEKSSVMPDAIFDSLGEMIQFL, from the coding sequence ATGACCGGAAACAGGGACATACTGAAGGAAATCAGGCTGTTTGTACTTGATATGGACGGCACGTTCTATCTGGGAGACAGAAGACTCGACGGGGCTTTAGAGTTTATACATGCCGTAGAAGCGGCAGGGAAGAAATTTCTGTTTTTCACAAACAACTCATCAAAGTCGCCGGAGAATTATATTCATAAATTAGAGAAGATGGATTGCCATATCACCAGAGATCAGATTGTCACATCGGGAGATGTGACAATCCGCTATCTGAAAGAATTCTATGGCGGAAAAACCGTTTATCTGATGGGTACAAAAGCGCTGGAAGAAAGTTTTGCCAAGGCAGGAATCAACCTTGTGAACGGCCGGACGGGAAGCGGGGCAGAGAAAACACCCGATGTGGTGGTGATTGGATTTGACACGGAGCTGACCTATGAGAAGCTGGAACGCGCATGCACCTATATCAGGAACGGGGCCGTGTTCCTGGCAACCCATCTGGATATCAACTGCCCGGTGGAAGGCGGTTTTATACCGGACTGCGGGGCCATGTGCGCCGCTATTGCACTTTCCACGGGAGTGCAGCCCAAATATCTCGGAAAACCGTTCGCAGAAACGGTGGATATGGTTCTTGACCATACCGGAATAGAGAAAGAGGCGGTGGCATTTGTGGGAGACCGTATCTATACGGATGTGGCTACCGGCGTTAACAACGGCGCTAAGGGATTCCTGGTCCTGACCGGGGAGACAAAGCTGGAGGATGTGGAGAAATCTTCCGTAATGCCGGATGCCATTTTTGATTCACTGGGGGAAATGATACAGTTCCTGTAA